The Rhododendron vialii isolate Sample 1 chromosome 5a, ASM3025357v1 genome contains a region encoding:
- the LOC131325746 gene encoding polyol transporter 5-like, producing MMDAKKPENYQFSDERPIEAFDSPRKPKRNKYAFACAMLASMTSILLGYDVGVMSGAGPFIQDDLKISDVQLEIVMGIIELYSLLGAAAAGRTSDWVGRRYTIVIAAALFFAGALFSAVATNYAILMVGRFIAGLGVGFALLIAPVYTTELAPASSRGFLTSFPEVFINAGVCLGFISNYAFENLPQNLGWRVMVGLGVVPPIFLGLGVLTMPESPRWLVLQGRLGEAKRILDKTSDSKEEAQLRLNEIKEAAGIPEECNDDVVQVSKRSHGEDVWKEFFIRPTPTVLHILICGVGIHFFQQASGIDAVVLYSPKIFGKAGITSNSHKLLATVAVGFCKTVFVLVATFLLDRVGRRPLLLSSVGGMIVSLGTLGTCLTIIDRSQKKVMWAVALAIVSMLSFVSTFEIGMGPIAWVYSSEIFPLRLRAQGTAMGTAMNRLMSGVISMTFLSLTKAITTGGAFFLFMGVAIASWIFFYTLYPETQGKTLEEMQVLFGTFFKWRSTMRELENNKVVSKEDSNSDSDGHIELGTTTIG from the exons ATGATGGATGCCAAGAAGCCAGAGAACTATCAATTTTCAGACGAACGACCCATTGAGGCATTTGATAGCCCTCGAAAACCAAAACGAAACAAGTATGCTTTTGCTTGTGCCATGTTAGCCTCCATGACTTCCATCTTACTGGGTTACG ATGTTGGGGTGATGAGTGGGGCCGGACCCTTCATCCAAGACGATCTCAAAATCTCCGACGTCCAGCTGGAAATCGTCATGGGAATCATCGAGCTCTATTCCCTCCTCGGTGCCGCCGCAGCTGGCCGGACCTCCGATTGGGTGGGCCGCCGGTACACAATCGTGATCGCGGCCGCACTCTTCTTTGCCGGAGCCCTTTTCTCTGCCGTGGCCACCAACTACGCCATCCTAATGGTGGGCCGATTTATCGCCGGGCTCGGCGTCGGGTTTGCCCTCCTTATCGCCCCGGTCTACACCACCGAGCTCGCCCCTGCCTCCTCCCGTGGATTTCTCACCTCTTTCCCAGAAGTCTTCATCAACGCTG gtGTTTGTCTGGGATTTATATCAAACTATGCATTCGAGAATCTTCCACAAAACCTAGGATGGCGGGTCATGGTCGGACTCGGAGTGGTTCCCCCAATCTTCTTGGGCCTAGGGGTCCTCACCATGCCCGAGTCACCTCGGTGGCTCGTTTTACAGGGTCGGCTCGGCGAGGCAAAGCGGATTCTCGACAAGACTTCAGACTCGAAAGAGGAGGCTCAGCTCCGTCTCAACGAAATCAAGGAAGCCGCGGGGATCCCCGAGGAGTGCAACGACGACGTCGTTCAAGTGTCGAAGCGGAGTCACGGCGAAGACGTTTGGAAGGAGTTCTTTATCCGCCCCACGCCCACCGTCCTACATATTCTCATTTGCGGAGTTGGAATTCACTTCTTCCAGCAAGCTTCTGGCATAGATGCCGTCGTTTTGTACAGCCCTAAAATATTTGGAAAAGCAG GTATAACAAGCAATTCCCACAAGCTACTCGCCACCGTGGCCGTAGGATTTTGCAAGACCGTATTCGTTCTCGTGGCCACATTTTTACTGGATCGGGTCGGGCGCCGACCGTTACTTTTAAGCAGCGTTGGGGGAATGATCGTGTCCCTCGGGACTCTAGGCACGTGCTTGACGATCATTGACCGATCGCAGAAGAAAGTGATGTGGGCTGTTGCTCTGGCTATTGTATCGATGCTATCTTTCGTCTCGACATTCGAGATCGGGATGGGGCCCATCGCGTGGGTCTATAGCTCGGAGATCTTCCCGTTGAGGCTGCGGGCGCAGGGGACGGCTATGGGAACGGCTATGAACCGTTTGATGAGTGGGGTCATATCGATGACTTTTCTCTCCCTCACCAAGGCGATCACGACGGGCGGGGCCTTCTTCCTTTTCATGGGAGTGGCAATCGCAAGCTGGATTTTCTTTTACACGCTGTACCCAGAAACGCAAGGGAAAACCCTCGAGGAGATGCAGGTCTTATTTGGTACCTTCTTTAAGTGGAGGTCGACAATGAGGGAATTGGAGAACAATAAGGTTGTTAGTAAAGAAGATAGCAACAGTGATTCTGATGGCCACATTGAGTTGGGGACTACTACTATCGGTTGA